From a region of the Hymenobacter jejuensis genome:
- a CDS encoding glutamate-1-semialdehyde 2,1-aminomutase: MSASSLSESSAAGIAAESGTTRAFTQSQALQARFHAAIPGGSHTYAKGDDQFPEFMPPYLVRGQGCRVWDVDGNEYVEYGMGLRSVTLGHAYAPVVQAAQKAMLDGVNLGRPTVLELEAAEDFLRTVQAGEMVKFAKNGSDVTTAAIKLARAATGRDLIAICADHPFFSTDDWFMGSTPVRAGVPNAVRELTLSFRYNDLSSVEALFLQHPRQIAALILEVEKDVPPVPGFLAGLRQLCDREGTVLIFDEIITGLRWHVGGAQAVHGVRPDLSTFGKALGNGFSIAALTGRRDLMELGGLLHDRERVFLLSTTYGAESHALAAMQAVLETYRREPVIAHMYEQGERLRLGLEQAARDQQVEDYFRVFGPACSLVYGTRDAEGKPSQPFRTLFLQETLRRGLLLPSLIISYAHKPADVDLTVERIHEALGVYRRALTDGVEVYLEGRPVKPVYRTHN, translated from the coding sequence ATGTCCGCTTCTTCTTTATCTGAGTCTTCTGCTGCTGGTATAGCGGCCGAATCCGGTACTACTCGTGCTTTCACCCAGTCGCAGGCGTTGCAGGCGCGCTTTCACGCGGCCATTCCCGGCGGCAGCCATACCTATGCCAAAGGCGATGACCAGTTTCCGGAGTTTATGCCACCTTATCTGGTGCGGGGGCAAGGCTGCCGGGTATGGGATGTTGATGGAAATGAGTACGTTGAGTACGGCATGGGCCTGCGCTCCGTAACCTTGGGGCATGCCTATGCACCAGTAGTACAAGCTGCGCAAAAAGCGATGCTCGACGGCGTTAATCTGGGCCGCCCGACGGTCCTCGAGTTAGAAGCCGCCGAGGATTTCCTGCGCACGGTGCAGGCTGGTGAGATGGTGAAGTTTGCGAAAAACGGCTCCGATGTTACGACGGCCGCCATCAAACTGGCGCGGGCCGCTACGGGCCGTGATCTTATTGCCATCTGTGCCGATCATCCATTTTTCTCTACCGACGACTGGTTTATGGGGAGCACCCCGGTGCGGGCCGGGGTGCCCAATGCCGTGCGCGAACTCACCCTATCCTTCCGCTACAACGACTTGAGCAGCGTCGAGGCGCTGTTTTTGCAACATCCCCGGCAGATAGCGGCCTTGATATTGGAAGTTGAAAAAGACGTGCCGCCCGTGCCGGGCTTTCTGGCCGGCTTACGACAGCTCTGCGACCGCGAAGGCACGGTGCTGATTTTTGACGAAATCATCACTGGGTTGCGCTGGCACGTAGGCGGCGCACAGGCCGTACACGGCGTTCGGCCCGACTTGAGCACGTTTGGAAAAGCACTGGGGAACGGGTTCAGCATTGCGGCTCTCACTGGACGCCGCGACCTGATGGAACTCGGTGGATTGCTCCACGATCGTGAGCGAGTGTTCTTACTGTCAACTACTTACGGCGCCGAATCGCATGCCTTGGCTGCCATGCAGGCCGTACTCGAAACCTACCGGCGCGAACCCGTTATCGCGCACATGTATGAGCAAGGCGAACGGCTGCGACTGGGTCTCGAACAGGCCGCCCGCGACCAGCAGGTAGAAGATTATTTTCGGGTATTTGGGCCAGCCTGCAGCTTGGTATACGGAACGCGCGACGCAGAAGGCAAGCCTTCTCAGCCCTTCCGGACGCTGTTCTTACAGGAAACCCTGCGCCGTGGCTTGCTGCTACCGTCGCTTATCATCAGCTACGCGCACAAGCCCGCCGACGTTGATCTGACGGTTGAGCGCATTCACGAGGCGCTGGGGGTTTACCGCCGGGCTCTCACCGACGGGGTTGAGGTATATCTGGAAGGGCGGCCAGTGAAGCCGGTTTACCGGACTCATAACTAG
- a CDS encoding GDP-L-fucose synthase family protein, translated as MEISAKIYVAGHRGMVGSALLRRLQAGGYTNIITRTSDELDLRNQAAVADFFAAERPEYVFLTAARVGGINANNTYPAEFLYDNLLIESNVIHQSYLHGVQKLLFLGSSCIYPKLAPQPIREEYLLTGLLEPTNEPYAVAKIAGIKLCQAYRKQYGCSFIAAMPTNLYGPNDNYHLQNSHVLPALLRKFHTAVEQEASTVEVWGTGTPRREFLHVDDLADACLHLMLHYNGSDAINIGTGEDISIGDLARLIQRITGFRGKVRFNALMPDGTPRKLLDVSRLNALGWRASIPLQEGIKSVYALTEWAEQLVNA; from the coding sequence ATGGAAATTTCCGCAAAGATTTATGTTGCCGGCCATCGGGGAATGGTAGGCTCGGCGTTGTTACGCCGGCTGCAAGCTGGCGGCTACACGAATATTATCACCCGTACTTCCGACGAACTGGACTTACGCAACCAAGCAGCAGTCGCTGATTTCTTCGCGGCCGAACGACCCGAATACGTATTCCTGACCGCAGCCCGCGTAGGTGGCATCAATGCCAACAATACGTACCCAGCCGAGTTTCTTTACGATAACCTCTTGATAGAGAGCAATGTAATTCATCAAAGTTACCTCCACGGCGTTCAGAAGCTTTTGTTCTTAGGTTCTTCGTGCATCTACCCGAAGTTGGCGCCGCAGCCCATTCGGGAAGAATATCTGCTCACGGGCCTGCTGGAGCCCACTAACGAACCTTATGCCGTAGCCAAAATTGCGGGCATTAAGCTTTGCCAAGCATACCGTAAGCAATATGGTTGCTCCTTCATTGCAGCTATGCCGACCAATCTGTATGGGCCCAACGACAACTACCATCTTCAGAACTCGCATGTGCTGCCGGCCCTGCTCCGCAAGTTCCACACGGCTGTCGAGCAAGAGGCATCCACTGTAGAGGTCTGGGGCACGGGCACCCCGCGGCGCGAATTTTTGCACGTTGATGACCTGGCCGATGCATGCCTGCACCTGATGCTGCACTACAACGGCAGCGACGCCATTAACATCGGGACGGGCGAGGATATTTCTATCGGCGACTTAGCGCGGCTTATCCAGCGCATCACAGGATTTCGAGGCAAAGTGCGGTTCAACGCACTCATGCCCGATGGCACCCCTCGTAAGCTTTTGGATGTCAGCCGGTTGAATGCGCTAGGTTGGCGCGCCTCCATTCCGCTGCAAGAAGGCATCAAATCAGTTTATGCCCTGACAGAATGGGCAGAACAGCTCGTAAACGCTTAA
- a CDS encoding Ig-like domain-containing protein: MKKLVSQLPHYGSVMAMLLILLMGPVAQQAHSQSPNVTYSGPITITKGGTYSGNWESQDSKTAAVKIETSEPVIIENSVIRSRGHLVMSMLNGDVTIRNTRGYGLTPNVSGYSPGRFFESAKVKNVRLEHNYMEQTAGIYIAGYAGDRSTNQSVKVLYNQARNIDGRFPGTTRGAFAQFIQLNSAQGVRGMEIGWNEVINTANNSFVEDNINIFKSNGTSDSPLLIHDNLIQGSYPVVATDPGHTGGGIMLGDGNPTSLVDASGFIKCYSNQIIGTTHYGVAVANGHDIEVFDNRVVSGGYLANGQYLQSSNVGMFSVNSVDNNVNVSDTFFNISFHDNQVGYVKTSVYNGRNDFWFRNIHTNVNNKGITGTISLQTEKDEYASWLTKVSNKAITLGPLAANTVAQAPANQAPTVALTPTVSGTTVSLSAKAADADGTVAKVEFFQNGTKLGETTTAPYAFTWANAPAGTYSFTARATDNAGAATTSAAVSAQVAAPAPTLVALRAADNPSNIVNGLAYSYHEGTWTGLPDFNSQAIVKQGTVSTFDLSPRNRNDNFGFRYTGYIEVPTDGEYTFYTSSDDGSQLFIGSQLVVDNNGIHAAQERGGAIGLKAGKHALTVTFFENSGEETLAVSYQGPGVSKQTVPASALFRAATATPAPTPTPAPVNQAPTVALTPTVSGTTVSLSAKAADADGTVAKVEFFQNGTKLGETTTAPYAFTWANAPAGTYSFTARATDNAGAATTSAAVSAQVAAPIAVITNKFYRALNLGGSALTIDGNKWEAGSGAANVQLTGGFFSAQNVPLTPSTDAARAQMIRSSLWSKNPVVQMSSVPNGTYDVYVYVWEDNFSQTFSMMINGQTVANYTSGSAGKWSKLGPFATNVTNGVIRITTTGGDANLSGVEVITKASTSGLTTTDIKTAGVTASATAYPNPFVNKVTVATDVKAAETMGVTLINQMGREVYRTSLAVNSGLAQNSLDLSSVDLPTGQYYLRFTSGSMTGKTIKLVK; this comes from the coding sequence ATGAAGAAGTTAGTATCCCAACTCCCCCACTACGGGTCAGTAATGGCAATGCTGCTCATCCTGCTGATGGGTCCTGTAGCACAACAAGCCCATTCGCAGTCGCCGAACGTGACGTACAGTGGTCCTATCACCATCACGAAAGGTGGCACCTACAGTGGAAACTGGGAAAGCCAAGACTCCAAAACGGCAGCCGTTAAAATTGAAACGAGTGAGCCAGTAATCATCGAAAATTCGGTGATTCGGAGCCGCGGTCATCTGGTGATGTCGATGTTAAACGGCGACGTGACCATTCGGAACACCCGGGGGTACGGCCTCACTCCTAATGTCAGCGGCTACAGCCCTGGTCGTTTTTTCGAGTCGGCTAAAGTGAAGAATGTTCGTCTGGAACATAACTATATGGAGCAGACGGCTGGTATTTACATCGCTGGCTACGCCGGCGACCGCAGCACCAACCAATCCGTTAAGGTTCTTTACAACCAAGCGCGTAACATCGACGGTCGTTTCCCCGGCACGACGCGCGGCGCATTTGCACAGTTTATCCAGCTCAATAGCGCCCAGGGCGTACGAGGCATGGAGATCGGTTGGAACGAGGTTATCAACACGGCTAACAATAGCTTTGTTGAGGATAACATCAACATTTTCAAATCGAACGGCACTTCCGACAGCCCCCTGTTGATTCATGATAACTTGATTCAGGGCAGCTATCCGGTAGTAGCCACTGACCCTGGCCATACCGGCGGCGGCATCATGCTCGGCGACGGCAACCCAACCTCGCTTGTGGATGCCAGCGGCTTCATCAAATGCTACAGCAATCAGATTATCGGCACGACCCACTACGGCGTGGCCGTTGCGAACGGCCATGACATTGAAGTATTTGACAACCGCGTAGTATCAGGTGGTTACTTGGCTAACGGTCAGTATTTGCAGTCGTCAAACGTGGGTATGTTCTCGGTTAACAGCGTCGATAACAACGTCAACGTCAGCGATACCTTCTTCAACATCTCGTTCCACGACAACCAAGTTGGCTATGTTAAGACCTCTGTGTACAATGGTCGTAACGACTTCTGGTTCAGAAACATACATACCAACGTAAACAACAAGGGAATAACAGGCACCATCTCCCTCCAGACCGAGAAGGATGAGTATGCCTCATGGTTAACCAAGGTTAGCAACAAAGCCATTACGTTAGGCCCATTGGCCGCTAATACGGTTGCTCAAGCCCCTGCAAACCAAGCGCCGACGGTGGCGCTGACCCCGACCGTGTCGGGCACGACGGTGAGCCTGTCGGCCAAAGCCGCCGACGCCGACGGCACGGTGGCCAAAGTCGAGTTCTTCCAAAACGGCACCAAGCTGGGCGAAACCACCACGGCGCCCTACGCCTTCACCTGGGCCAACGCCCCGGCCGGCACCTACAGCTTCACGGCCCGCGCTACCGACAACGCCGGCGCCGCCACTACCTCCGCCGCCGTGTCCGCCCAAGTTGCGGCCCCCGCTCCTACTCTCGTAGCACTACGCGCAGCTGACAACCCGAGCAATATAGTTAACGGGTTGGCCTACAGCTACCACGAAGGTACCTGGACCGGTTTGCCCGACTTCAACAGCCAAGCCATCGTGAAGCAAGGCACCGTGTCAACGTTCGATCTGAGCCCGCGCAACCGCAACGACAACTTCGGCTTCCGTTACACAGGCTATATCGAAGTACCCACCGACGGCGAGTACACCTTCTACACCTCCTCCGACGACGGCAGCCAGCTCTTCATCGGCAGCCAGTTGGTAGTTGACAACAACGGTATTCACGCTGCCCAAGAGCGCGGCGGCGCCATCGGCCTGAAAGCCGGCAAGCACGCCCTGACCGTGACCTTCTTCGAGAACAGTGGTGAGGAAACTCTGGCTGTGAGCTACCAAGGTCCGGGGGTAAGCAAGCAAACGGTACCCGCTTCGGCCTTATTCCGTGCCGCAACAGCTACACCTGCCCCAACCCCAACTCCTGCTCCTGTTAACCAAGCGCCGACGGTGGCGCTGACCCCGACCGTGTCGGGCACGACGGTGAGCCTGTCGGCCAAAGCCGCCGACGCCGACGGCACGGTGGCCAAAGTCGAGTTCTTCCAAAACGGCACCAAGCTGGGCGAAACCACCACGGCGCCCTACGCCTTCACCTGGGCCAACGCCCCGGCCGGCACCTACAGCTTCACGGCCCGCGCTACCGACAACGCCGGCGCCGCCACCACCTCCGCCGCCGTCTCCGCCCAAGTAGCAGCCCCTATTGCTGTGATTACCAACAAGTTCTACCGGGCTCTTAACCTGGGTGGCAGCGCTCTCACGATCGACGGCAACAAGTGGGAAGCTGGCTCAGGAGCTGCCAACGTACAACTGACCGGTGGTTTTTTCTCGGCTCAAAATGTACCCCTGACGCCCTCTACCGACGCTGCTCGCGCTCAAATGATTCGCTCCTCACTTTGGTCTAAAAACCCAGTGGTTCAGATGAGCAGCGTACCGAATGGCACCTACGACGTGTATGTATATGTATGGGAAGACAACTTCTCGCAGACGTTCAGCATGATGATCAACGGACAAACGGTAGCTAACTACACGAGCGGCTCAGCTGGTAAGTGGAGCAAACTTGGCCCTTTCGCAACGAATGTTACCAACGGTGTGATCCGCATCACGACCACCGGTGGTGATGCCAACCTCTCGGGTGTGGAAGTTATTACAAAAGCCTCTACCTCAGGCCTCACCACCACCGACATTAAAACTGCTGGCGTAACTGCCTCTGCCACGGCTTATCCAAACCCATTCGTGAATAAGGTCACGGTAGCTACCGATGTAAAGGCTGCTGAAACCATGGGCGTCACCCTGATTAATCAGATGGGCCGGGAAGTGTACCGCACTTCGCTCGCAGTCAACAGCGGACTTGCGCAGAACTCACTGGATCTTAGCAGTGTAGATCTGCCTACCGGTCAATACTACCTCCGGTTCACTTCGGGAAGTATGACGGGTAAGACCATCAAGCTGGTTAAATAA
- the gmd gene encoding GDP-mannose 4,6-dehydratase has protein sequence MKKALITGITGQDGSYLAELLLEKGYEVHGIKRRSSLFNTDRIDHLYQDQHESDVRFKLHFGDLSDSTNMIRIVQEVQPDEIYNLGAMSHVKVSFDAPEYTADADGVGTLRLLEAVRILGLTKKTKIYQASTSELYGLVQQVPQSETTPFYPRSPYAVAKLYGYWITVNYREAYGMYACNGILFNHESPRRGETFVTRKITRAAARIALGLQQQLFLGNLDAQRDWGHAKDYVEAMWRMLQQETPEDFVIATGVTTTVREFVRLAFAELGIELGFRGEGVEETGYVIACANPEFALLPGQILVAIDPAYYRPTEVELLIGDPTKAKTQLGWEPSYDLAALVQEMVQADLALFRRDAYLLEAGHAVLLHDE, from the coding sequence ATGAAAAAGGCATTAATAACTGGCATAACCGGCCAGGATGGATCTTATTTGGCCGAATTGCTTCTCGAAAAGGGATACGAAGTGCACGGTATCAAGCGCCGGTCGTCCTTATTTAACACCGACCGTATAGATCATCTCTACCAAGACCAACACGAAAGCGATGTGCGCTTTAAGCTGCATTTTGGTGACTTGTCGGACTCGACAAACATGATTCGGATTGTGCAGGAAGTGCAGCCCGACGAGATCTACAACCTGGGTGCGATGTCGCACGTGAAGGTGTCGTTCGACGCGCCCGAATACACAGCCGACGCCGACGGCGTAGGTACGCTACGCCTGTTGGAAGCAGTTCGGATTCTGGGGCTTACGAAGAAGACCAAAATCTACCAGGCCTCGACTTCCGAGCTGTATGGCTTGGTGCAGCAGGTGCCCCAATCGGAAACCACGCCCTTCTACCCGCGCTCGCCCTACGCGGTGGCCAAGCTTTATGGGTATTGGATCACAGTTAACTACCGAGAAGCGTATGGTATGTATGCCTGCAACGGCATCCTGTTCAACCACGAGTCACCACGCCGGGGCGAAACCTTCGTGACGCGCAAAATCACACGGGCGGCAGCTCGCATCGCGCTGGGGCTACAACAACAATTGTTTTTGGGCAATCTAGATGCTCAGCGCGATTGGGGTCACGCCAAAGACTATGTAGAAGCCATGTGGCGAATGTTACAGCAGGAAACGCCCGAAGACTTTGTCATCGCTACCGGCGTCACGACTACGGTGCGTGAATTTGTGCGCTTGGCTTTCGCCGAATTGGGAATAGAACTAGGCTTTCGCGGTGAAGGTGTCGAAGAAACCGGCTATGTAATAGCCTGTGCCAACCCAGAGTTTGCTCTCTTACCCGGCCAGATCCTTGTAGCCATCGACCCCGCCTATTATCGTCCAACGGAGGTAGAGTTGCTCATCGGTGACCCAACCAAGGCTAAAACCCAATTAGGTTGGGAGCCAAGCTATGACTTGGCCGCATTAGTTCAGGAAATGGTCCAGGCCGATTTGGCTCTATTCCGCCGCGATGCGTACCTGCTCGAAGCGGGGCACGCGGTACTTCTTCACGACGAGTAA